In Apis cerana isolate GH-2021 linkage group LG3, AcerK_1.0, whole genome shotgun sequence, the sequence GGATTAGATCACGAGCGAGCGGGTATTGCTCAACGATTTGAGAAACGCAAATAGAAGTAACAGAGGGATTAAAACAGTTTGTGGTCAAACACAGAGAGGCCCGGCTGTGAATAGTAGAAACGATGGATCCTTCTTGTTGCACAGGATCCACGGGAACGAGCCTCGACTTTCTATGGGATCGACGAGGCGTCATAATAGTCCCGGGGTGTGTATTCAAAGGACGATCTTGCCACCTTGTATTCTGCGGCATTAGACCGTGATCTAGAGGGCGATTCACGGATCGAAAATTAGTTTTGAACGATGGTAGAAAGTCTCTGCTTTACTCCCGACTTTTTTTCacgatcaataattttaaatcctccttgtttaaaatatcctaattattacgattatgtttcttttatcctttgtatttgaaattaacATCTTCcatcttttagaaaatttgtaagcaaaatttgtgattaataatttaatttatgtatttctaaGGAATGTCAAATTGATAcacgtataaattaaaaacggtATGAAAAAGATGCGTTAAGTTCAAAGGGTTGATGAGCCACTGTTTCAAGAAGAATCGGAAACGAGAACAAACTAAATTGTCGTTAGATGGacaaataaaagagagagtaCGGTTctgatttgaattaaaaaggaCGATTAATGAGAGATCAGTCGGGGATTACGTTAGAGTGAACCTGTAGGAAGGAAAGAACAAACCGAAACACCTGTGATTAGTTTGCGGGCTTCGGAGGAACGGCACGGTTAATCGATAGTTAAGCAAACACGAGAACTTCGTGGCTAATAGTATGTCAAATCTAGCGAGGGTAATCGGTGAAGCCCCGTCAGCTGTGTCCACACACGATACTTTTCAGTCTTGCCTTTTAAACACCCCCAAAGCGTTTGATTTATTGACTCGTAGATACCGTCAGACGGACCTCCATCGACTTTCTTCATCATCCTCGTTTGTCTACGTTgtttaatgcaatttttggAAAGTGAAGCCTGTTtcccaattttaatttaatataaaataaatggaactTTTGGTTCAGTATTTCTTTGTGGAATATCattttggaaaagaagaatcaatatctttttatgagaaaatatatatatatgattcttggaggaagaatattaaaatattgaatgcaatttaatgaaatttatcgttaTGTGATATTCGCAGgttattcttgaaaatctGAATCCTCGTacaatttccaattaaaaaaattcaaaaacataataaagaatttcaaaaaatcctTCATCATCTTTTACAAATGAACGGAATACTGATGACAGGTCCCGGTATCctcgattaattttccattatccTGAAAATAAAGTAGAATTAATCGTTGAACGAGTCCAGGgaattattcaatgaaaaagaaattacggaaaataattataaatattaaacaaatccACTCTAGAAAGCCTGCCAAATTCCATCCCGTTCGATTAATTCCCGATTATCCCGAGAATAAAATTGGTCGTCATATAATCCCGGATcgggaaagagagaataatATGGGCAATCTTGTAGTTTGAGAACCGCCATGGGATAGGTTGTACGCGCATGTCAGCCTTCCAGGGGTGGAATACGAGGACTATTGGAGGGCGGAGCCGTTGGAAACGTAGCCTCATGGCTACGTGTGGGTTCCCTCTTCCACCTCGAACGATAACCTTTAACCTTTACCCCGGTCGGCCGCTAAGTTCGGCCTCAACTTTCGGATTTCGACCAAAGTTCACTCGACTTGAAGGTTTCGCGGATTAACAAACGCCCTCCTCGAAGGCGTTCATCGCGACTGCGTCCCATTCTAAATGGAAGAGGACGGTATCCGAAGAAAATGGACATTGTTCTTTGGTAGGTGAATCTTTTGATCgggttttaataaaatagccACGCGTGGAAGACGTTTGGGGAGGTTGCAAAGATAGGAGAAGAGTCGAGAACTCTGAAGATGCTATGGGATTGGTACAAAGATCTGGTAAACGAGGAGAAGGTATGAGATTGAAAGTTTAGTTCATTATTTAGAACAAAAGAAGCTTTCGACAAGGTTTATAATGGATATCGATACGTATATTTTGGTAGCTGCAGAATGCAGAATGGGATGAGACGTGATAAAATTAGCAAGAAAGCAACGAGGGAGGCGCGATTGAAAGAACGAATACGATATGATCCATATGACTGCCATTTAACCTTCTGTTAAATTCAAGAATTACGAATTACTATAAATCCGAAAAATGCTACTAGAACTATAATTCGAAACAGATTGAAACCTCGTGTAAACCCAAACCAAATAACAAATTACTAATAACTGAATCTAAACATCTCGATGCGATAACATCTACGGATCCACCGGCCGATAAACCGATCAAACTGCATAATGCGATTTAAACGTCGCCCTAACGAGATCAAGCCACCCccgatctttctctctctctctctctctctcgttgcgAAGGGTGCGGAACGATTAATCCGTGACTTTTCGTCCGTGATATCCTTGCCTCGACGGGAAAACGACGGGACGAGGTTGGCCAGCTGTCGGCCGGGACAACGGCTGCACGTACAATATCACCCGGTGGCTTTCGGGGGGCTCCAAGATGACGGCCCTCTTCCAGTCGTGTTACTACGCCGGTTTAGGGGCGCGTCCGAGTCTCTCTCCTCGTGGCGTCAGCTTGCGAAGAAACGGGAACGGGCTGACCATGGAAAAACTGTCCCCTTCCAGGGGAGGGTTATTGATGTATCCCGGGATGAACGGTTGGAAAGAGAGTTTCCTTTCCCGCGGGATGGAAAAATTCGCGCGATCTCGTtgcgttttcttttattcgattGAATGTGGAATATCGGGAAAAGGAGCACTTGTTTCAAGGGAATTGATTCCTTGATTCCTCGACGGGAAGTTTGTTAGGATGAGGGTGGAAGACATTTGGCGGTCTcgtgaaatcaaaattatagaattgttgaagatttttgtattattattattattgggaATGGATGATCTTAAACTTGATTTggtaaatatttgcatttgatGCTTTGCAAAATTCATTTGCAAGATGAAATGTATGAATTGGCTCGTAATTGatcttgtatatattatatatttttaaagtaaattgagAAAGTCTTATGTTTACTCGAGCAACGTATCATCGACGATGAAAAAGATAATGGAATGAGAAATCtttcaataattgttaatGCGGTCGTGTTGgatcacattttttttcctttttttttttttttttaattttttttattttaatttacgaacTTATATCgctaaatttacataaaatatacttaatcGATACAACTGCGCATAATATATACTCGTGATaccgagaaaaaatatattgcacgGACGCTACGTGCACGTATACATAAATCCTCTGacgttttatatatctttacttttacttttagtGCACGAGACATCTTTGTGACTGCGGAGTAGAGAACATCGTAAATCGCGCATCCCTTAAAACAAAGCAGAAGGATACAGTTCGAAACTTCTGCATACGAAACTTCTTCCATTTCTCAACAAGTCATAGACactcgatgaaaaagaaatcctcgaagaagaaatatttctctcaacgttccctccccctccctcaatatatttacattctcttttttaaaacgcACCCACATCGAATTCAAAATAGTCATCATTTCCGAGCGAAATACGACGATGCACACGGACACACTCACACCctcgttttaaatatatctctcGTACAAGTTACACCATTCATTTTGTAACAAACATAtctgtatatgtatgtgtatatatatatatatatatatatatgtatatatatatcgtctctatacatataataaaatttctgcaaatataatttgcaaaatatttcatttttcaaaggaGTAAAAGTTCaaagacaaatttttttatttttcatagaaaactataatcttttttctttttttttttttgctctctcgaataattttttttttcttttttttcttgtttcgttGCTCTCGTTCAAGCAACCAATCGACGATTCTTCCCTTTCTCACAAAACTTCTTccaataaatgcaaaaaaaaaagaaaaaaaatacgtcgatcgaaaaaaaacgaaaattcgtTGCAGATCCCTGATACGATAGCCAGACACGATtactttaatatcaaaatcagATCAGATCCTTCTATTTCCACGATATATATAGAGTTCCTCGTGAATGTCGAGGAAAATATGTACAGTTAAGCCATCGAGTTATTTATAGGagcacgattaaaaattaatcgattcggAAACAATGAATATAAGTTATGATCCGCGTTATGATCACTTAATTCTCAAGCTCGATTCCTTCTTCGTGTTTCTAATTGAtacaaatcttttaatatctttgtCAAATGCTCCCTTCTcaattttgtttgattattCGACGTatgattattcaatattaatgttcaatgataatattgttatcttaaaaaaaatcatttcaaaagCAAAATTGATTGATCGAGTATTTAGAAGAAGATACAAAGCAAAAAATAGCTGCCATTAAGTAATTGATCTCAGATTATAGCtttatttctacaaaaaaaaatacaggaTGTTTCATACGATTACGATCCTTCATTTATctcaaaaagttttaaaagttatattattgcaCAAATTTATCATACATGTTATATGattctgtatataaaaattatagtttatttatatgaaacagCCTGTATATTTCTAAGAGAATATCttcacatttttttcccccaaaCTCATGAAAATCGACAATTTAACAAATGTTGCTCTTGAAACACATGTCTCTCTTAATTACACATGATAAGGTACAATTTACGATTCTAATTTAAggtacaatttacaattataccttgtacatatttcttttttattttttgctagACATAATTTCAATGGGATACGACGGAATCGAGAAATCTTATAGGAttaaaagagagggaaaagggTAAGAGAGGGAAGTGGGTAAATACCTGGATATTCCTGGAGAAAAAGCGAGATACCGTGAGATTCTACCATCTTCGTTTCAATTGCAGCACGTAAAACCAGTCCTCATCGTCTTCTCGTGTTAATATTTGCGATGCTCGACATCCTCAAAGGAACATCCCTTGCCGTTTCCACGTCTCACAGGGGACGTTCCCTTCAAACAAACTTTGTTTACTCCCTTAGGAAATTCTTGGATGCTTTTCGTGAAACGGGCAATACgatttttaatcaagaaaTCTTACCAGAGGACACAGTGTTACATACAAGGTGGTGTAGACACTGACTTCTAAATGacatgtgttttttttttttattaaatttctcttctttattaaaagaaaactctTCTTAAGAAAGAAGATcaataactttaattaatcagagataagttttaaataatttgttatgattccagattattaaattaatcaattaatgagAAAAACTAAAGTTGAAGCTATTAGTTACTTgcattgattttgaattatttgcgttgaatatatttataacagttcaaattaaattttaattttacacgaTGCCAAGCTTTAAGTTATTTCTACTGAATCAAACTAGTAAGTattctgatatatttataatttgtattaagtTAGATTCaagatttgttaaaattaattggaattgatGATCTTTTAGTCTGATCAAGTTTGATCCGAGTTAAGGGTTTAATTAAGTGCATATAGATTAAGTactattttctactttttaagTAGAAAGACAACTTGTCTTTTTctcatctatttttaatatgcataattttatatcattctatATAAGACTTTCATTGTACCTAttatgtttgtttttaataaattgtttaaaacttcttttctaaaattgtaattctttcaaatataaacaaaaattattttacaacaatgttgaaattatcaacgcgtatatttttcattcgaaaaagttaaaagttcgaatatttttattgtgtagaatatttaatcaataataagaaACATAGAATCAATTTCGATATAACATATcgattataacataaattaatattattcctttacttttactatttaaaaGCCCAAACGAACCTCTAATCACAAACATTTcatgtttcattaatttaaaaatcttcaacAGTATCATTCTACTAATATCTTTAGGaactttcattttcaattcttcttttttcattcttttcaaaatatcattcGACAAACAAcgatacaatgaaaaaaaaaaaaccagttCTCACGTTCGAAAGATCTCTTAAAAATGATCCATTCcaaattctttcaaaagttCGGGTTAATTTCATGGCATCGTTGCGATTGTATCGGGAGATACCACAAAAATAATTGAGCCTGGACGAAAAGGATAAAAGATCAAATCGGCGATCGCATCGATTACAAATCGAACAATTCACGCGGCTCACTGTAGAGTCATCGATTCGTTTTACCACGCCAATTAAAACCACGTGCACTGACGTGTGCGattcaaaaatgattatatttacaaaacgaAAACGCGTTAGACCGAACTCGTTTTCGGCAAAGGTTTCAACTTCAATTCTCGTCGCTCGTGATACTCTTGGAAACAGGGTACAATGCACAGGTTGTCCTGACACTGGGGACAATGATACTTTGTTTTCCTACGAAGCGTCCTCCCTTGGGCGTCTATCGTGTTCCAACAATGATTACAGCGCAGTGCCGGGCCTGGACGTAATACTGGACAATGACCGACACGTAGATCACCCGTATTCTCTCGCGATTCCCTGCTCGTTGTCTGCAACAAGATTCAATTTAAACAAAGTTAATTGATTCAGACATATAATTCGAGAAGAATGAGAGCAATTCGAccgattatttttacattttctcaaACGTATTCCTTGGAATTTAAATTCCTTGGGATCCCTTACTTGCGGTGACGATGAACTCCGTCTGAGCTCCGTAGTTTTCACCCTCAATCCGGACGTAGAGCCTGCTGTAGTGGTGCTGTCGGTAGTAGAGGTAGTGGTAGTGGTCGTGGCAATCGGATCCTCCAGAATGTCCTCCTCCGTTTTGATGACGGGTGCCGGTTCGACCACGATCGAGGGACTTGTCGTTCTCCTGGGGAACTCCGGATTCGAGTGTTGCCTATGTATCCAATAATTTCCACTGCCTGATTGTTGCTGGCTAGACAAGAGCGGGTGGGAATGTTGTTTCATCAAGTAGGACGGCTGGGGCACGGTCAACAGGTTCGTCGTGGTGGTCACTGTCAACAGGCTAGGCTGGTTCACCAGAATCGATTGCGGCGGCAACGGCGAAATTCTCGTTTCGTCCAGGCTTTTCGACGTTTGCGGCAAGCTCAGGGTTGGGGTCGTCACGTAAATGGGGGAAGAAACGATGTGCGGTGAAGGTGCCTCGCTGTCCGGCGACAAATGATTCGATTCCTTCTTGACTCGTGGCTGGCGCAACAGACGATACCTCTTCGGACCTACCTGCTTGGCGTAAATGACTGAAACGGAAGATGAGATGTCATTAAAGTTGTTGAAAGTTGTTGAAAACGACCAGCGAATGAAAatggatttatatatttgaaatactgTTTCTGTTAAACATTAtgcgttttattatataaaggatacgttaattatattcgatcgagttaattttaatataatttgatttaatgatatatatatatatattttttttaatatttatttacattgttTGGTATTTAAGCGAATTGTGGTCATGACATATCGAATATCTTTATGGGAAacgaatatctttaattttaataattttatttctaaaaggaaatatttattcgaaaaaattgaaaataattaatttataatttaaaaatattgaaagtagatttaaaaaatttaacattttccgtttcaaatatatttctattataaataatcgaaataatggaagatatgataaaaagaaatcagtTTCGAACTATGTACAGGAATTGGTAAATATCTtggtaaaagtataaaattttaccagAAAAATGTGTTCTTGGTATacgcaaataataaaatctaattaaatatgcGGGCACAGATAGTTTCTGCTGAAATAGTTACATCTTCttctttgtaaataaaattttattttatatacagaaaattgctacataaataaaaatctaaaaagacGGATATCTTACGTGAACAGAGTCGTGAGTCTGGTCAGAAACAACTTTAATTTGTTCTTCATGTGATTTATTAAAGGCGTTACACAATAACACTGACACATCGACTCTCTGCATATAAAATTCTGTACCGTGTAATTCTGTACTGTTAAActagttctttttctttgtatcttataatttttttttccttttttttcttacgaaATATCAATGTATGTAATTAAGATAGTGTACATTACGATCAACATTTCTTTAACATTCTATATTCATCTATCATTTTGTAcagatgttttaaaaaaagaaaaaagaaaataaaaataaagctcAACACTCTCAATCTGtatgtttcattaaaataatatctcgatTGTTCTGTCAATAACGTTGAACAAGTGTTCtctgataaaattcaatatcaataaatgataaaaatttcaaataaaacttgatcgttatt encodes:
- the LOC107997325 gene encoding protein tramtrack, alpha isoform isoform X1, with translation MTMQQFCLRWNNHQPNFISVFSNLLNNETLVDVTLAAEGRHLQAHKVVLSACSTYFQSLFTVNPCQHPIVILKDVKFSDLKIMVDFMYYGEVNISQDQLPSIIKTAESLKIKGLAEMHSASLTKWPSGSEPGGGDRGESCSPSPSPLSPSFRRKRLRKSSTGSTSGSGDKPEEMNEITLVATNIVKPEPLIVSQENNENVRRPVNTNTESQGSIDEDQISIMSNMENSSTTTPAQSDGSIQDVSQQSGGNVPQSSVPSQQPPAHQVIYAKQVGPKRYRLLRQPRVKKESNHLSPDSEAPSPHIVSSPIYVTTPTLSLPQTSKSLDETRISPLPPQSILVNQPSLLTVTTTTNLLTVPQPSYLMKQHSHPLLSSQQQSGSGNYWIHRQHSNPEFPRRTTSPSIVVEPAPVIKTEEDILEDPIATTTTTTSTTDSTTTAGSTSGLRVKTTELRRSSSSPQTTSRESRENTGDLRVGHCPVLRPGPALRCNHCWNTIDAQGRTLRRKTKYHCPQCQDNLCIVPCFQEYHERRELKLKPLPKTSSV